Proteins from one Drosophila gunungcola strain Sukarami chromosome 3R, Dgunungcola_SK_2, whole genome shotgun sequence genomic window:
- the LOC128252302 gene encoding uncharacterized protein LOC128252302 has translation MLLLPLVMHLSHLLRLIVGQYFSGFSSILIVYNNSGNATPLQVDYLSALELVLRDLRQPIRLQWINVALLKDLTALEDQVMGALNSSVTEGFITILSKTDHFLHARYYATRNANVRLKDKRYLFLCEDESPAEFLSMDILQFYPHHLMVRPGTKTEAGTGPKTGPPSPLPESREGAAVNTRNKDDGVARLAGTTTTSPYRDINFELWTQKFVGAFGNLDALLLDAFLPNQTFAKRVELYPNKLLNLQRRSLLVGSITYVPYTITNYVPAGQGDVDPIHPAKANRSVTFDGAEANVMKTFCQVHNCHLRVEAYGADNWGGIYDNESSDGMLGDIYEQRVEMAIGCIYNWYDGITETSHTIARSSVTILGPGPEPLPSWRTNIMPFSDFTWLMLIVTLTICGTFLYFIKYVSYHLRLCSNQETFHHGRKLEKSMLDIFALFIQQPSATLSFDRFAPRFFLATLLCATITLENIYSGQLKSILTFPFYCAPVDTIEKWAQSQWKWAAPSIIWVQTVQSSDLETEQILARNFEVHDYGYLSNVSFMPDYGFGIERLSSGSLSVGDYVSTEALENRIVLHDDLYFDYTRAVSIRGWILMPELNKHIRTCQETGLYYRWELEFIDKYMDKKKQEVLMDLANGHKVKGAPQALDVDNIAGALFVLAFGLTFAGCALVIELLIHRMEIGK, from the exons ATGTTGTTGCTACCACTGGTAATGCATTTAAGCCACTTGCTCCGGCTTATAG TTGGTCAATACTTTTCTGGATTTTCATCCATTCTGATTGTCTACAATAATTCCGGAAATGCGACACCTCTTCAAGTGGATTATTTAAGTGCTTTGGAATTGGTTCTCCGGGATTTGCGTCAGCCTATAAGGCTTCAATGGATAAATGTGGCTCTATTAAAGGATTTGACGGCCCTAGAGGATCAAGTTATGGGTGCTCTTAACAGCAGTGTCACCGAG GGATTTATCACCATCTTGTCGAAGACTGACCACTTTCTTCACGCTCGGTACTATGCCACTCGAAATGCTAATGTGCGTCTTAAAGACAAGCGATATTTGTTTCTTTGCGAGGACGAAAGCCCTGCGGAATTTCTGTCCATGGATATACTGCAGT TCTACCCCCACCATCTGATGGTGCGACCTGGAACCAAAACGGAGGCAGGAACTGGACCAAAAACAGGACCCCCATCACCACTCCCCGAGAGCAGAGAAGGCGCAGCGGTAAACACGAGAAACAAGGACGATGGAGTGGCCCGATTGGCAGGGACAACCACCACTTCGCCCTACCGCGACATCAATTTCGAGCTGTGGACACAAAAGTTTGTCGGTGCCTTTGGTAATTTGGATGCCCTGCTCCTGGACGCATTCTTGCCGAACCAAACTTTTGCCAAGCGGGTCGAACTTTATCCCAACAAGCTGCTCAATCTGCAGCGCCGCAGCCTGCTCGTTGGCTCCATTACTTATGTCCCATATACGATTACTAATTATGTG CCTGCTGGCCAGGGCGACGTGGATCCCATTCACCCGGCGAAGGCCAACCGTTCGGTTACCTTCGACGGGGCCGAAGCCAATGTGATGAAGACCTTCTGCCAGGTGCACAACTGTCATCTGAGAGTGGAAGCCT ATGGTGCTGACAACTGGGGCGGAATATACGACAACGAATCGAGTGATGGAATGCTGGGCGACATCTATGAGCAACGCGTGGAGATGGCCATTGGCTGCATCTACAATTGGTACGATGGAATTACGGAGACATCGCATACCATCGCTCGTTCGTCGGTGACCATATTGGGTCCAGGCCCAGA ACCCCTACCCAGTTGGCGCACTAACATTATGCCTTTCAGTGACTTTACTTGGCTAATGCTTATAGTAACATTAACGATTTGTGGCACCTTtctgtattttataaaatatgtcaGCTATCATCTGAGGCTTTGTTCCAACCAAGAGACATTTCATCATGGTAGGAAGCTTGAAAAATCCATGCTGGACATATTTGCTCTTTTTATACAACAGCCATCGGCTACTCTGAG CTTTGACCGATTTGCACCGCGATTCTTCTTGGCGACTCTTTTGTGTGCCACAATCACTCTGGAAAATATATACAGTGGCCAGCTGAAGTCGATACTCACTTTTCCCTTCTACTGCGCCCCAGTAGACACTATCGAAAAATGGGCCCAGTCGCAGTGGAAGTGGGCTGCTCCCTCCATCATCTGGGTGCAGACGGTCCAGAGCTCCGATCTGGAAACGGAACAGATATTGGCCCGCAACTTTGAGGTGCACGATTATGGCTACTTAAGTAATGTCAGTTTTATGCCCGACTATGGGTTCGGAATCGAACGATTGTCTTCGGGTTCGCTATCCGTTGGCGACTATGTGTCCACGGAGGCTCTGGAAAACCGTATT gTCTTGCATGATGATTTGTATTTTGACTATACGCGGGCTGTTTCGATACGTGGTTGGATATTGATGCCTGAATTGAACAAGCACATTCGGACTTGTCAGGAAACGGGTCTATATTACCGCTGGGAGCTGGAG TTTATTGACAAGTATATGGACAAGAAAAAACAGGAGGTGCTTATGGATCTGGCCAATGGGCACAAGGTGAAGGGGGCTCCCCAGGCATTGGACGTGGACAACATTGCCGGTGCTCTGTTCGTCCTGGCCTTTGGGCTCACCTTCGCTGGATGTGCCCTGGTGATAGAGTTGCTGATCCACAGAATGGAAATAGGCAAATAA
- the LOC128252304 gene encoding NAD-dependent protein deacetylase Sirt2, giving the protein MSECEKKEEKPPTHSNSSSSDEEEGSDATMDMIRRFFAHTLNLGGSTDAKADLKVEKVIPNLSFEGFADHWREHGFRNIVTMVGAGISTSAGIPDFRSPGSGLYSNLKKYKLPHPTAIFDLDYFEKNPAPFFALAKELYPGSFIPTPAHYFVRLLNDKGLLQRHYTQNIDTLDRLTGLPEEKIIEAHGSFHTNHCQKCRREYDMAWMKAEIFADRLPKCEQCKGVVKPDIVFFGENLPERFYTSPDEDFQDCDLLIIMGTSLEVQPFASLVQRPGPRCLRLLINRDPVGQASFVPWMDPNERSLLYDKPNNTRDVAYLGDCDSGVLALAKALGWEDELQQLITSEKEKLNANQPQKKNKKQGNDKPHSDPDDTASSSETKKDASL; this is encoded by the exons ATGAGCGAGTGTGAGAAAAAGGAGGAAAAGCCGCCGACGCACTCAAATTCATCATCTAGTGACGAAGAGGAGGGCTCAG ACGCCACAATGGATATGATTCGTCGCTTCTTTGCTCACACTCTGAATCTGGGTGGCTCCACGGACGCAAAGGCAGACCTCAAGGTGGAGAAG GTTATACCCAATTTGTCGTTCGAGGGTTTTGCCGACCACTGGCGTGAGCATGGATTCCGGAATATTGTGACCATGGTGGGAGCCGGCATTTCCACTT CTGCCGGCATTCCGGACTTCAGATCGCCCGGTTCCGGGCTATACAGCAACCTTAAGAAGTACAAGCTGCCACATCCCACGGCCATATTCGATCTGGACTATTTCGAGAAGAACCCGGCGCCGTTTTTTGCCCTGGCCAAGGAACTGTACCCGGGCTCCTTTATTCCCACGCCGGCCCACTACTTTGTCCGTTTGCTGAACGACAAGGGTCTGCTGCAGCGTCATTACACCCAGAATATAGACACTTTGGACCGACTAACGGGTCTGCCCGAGGAGAAGATCATCGAGGCACACGGCAGCTTCCACACCAACCATTGCCAGAAGTGCCGCAGGGAATACGACATGGCCTGGATGAAGGCGGAAATCTTCGCCGATCGTCTGCCCAAATGTGAGCAATGCAAGGGCGTAGTCAAACCGGACATCGTCTTCTTTGGCGAGAATCTGCCGGAGCGGTTTTATACCAGCCCCGATGAGGATTTCCAGGATTGCGATCTGCTCATTATTATGGGCACCTCGCTGGAGGTCCAGCCGTTTGCTTCTCTAGTCCAAAGGCCAGGACCACGCTGCCTGCGCCTGCTGATCAACCGCGATCCCGTGGGTCAGGCCAGTTTTGTGCCCTGGATGGATCCAAATGAGCGATCGCTGCTCTACGACAAGCCCAACAACACGAGGGACGTGGCCTACTTGGGTGACTGCGATTCTGGCGTTTTGGCTTTGGCCAAAGCTCTGGGCTGGGAGGATGAGCTGCAGCAGCTCATTACCAGTGAAAAGGAGAAACTGAATGCCAACCAGCCACAAAAGAAGAACAAGAAGCAGGGCAACGATAAACCGCATTCAGACCCAGATGACACAGCTTCCAGCAGTGAAACCAAGAAGGACGCTTCGCTTTAG
- the LOC128252303 gene encoding gastrula zinc finger protein XlCGF26.1 isoform X1 gives MHLNHATAATAAMANYQHYQLPASHGGGANGGSGPGPNSGQQQPTTLASLQQSPFALHQLTAVQAIQHPTHQAMLHPQHPLVHLLDISTTTANSGNGGGGNHTPISPMKQEVQSVISEEEVVVDDPRKKKQCHVCKNKFRQLTTLRNHMKIHTDERPYKCKHCDKAFRQISTLTNHVKIHTGEKPFTCNICAKDFRQQSTLINHIKTHKAAESSTPTSLLNYQPQTGSGKHRKSQMHQVYQQQHQRVQISKTLYSGSYSSPAAEELVKPFQCSVCKRRFPQLSTLHNHERTHIDPKPYKCETCDKSFSQQATLANHKKIHTGDKPYTCSYCHMQFRQQSTLTNHLKTHTHQIAPGGGGAGGGGGAVTATVDHSMPAPLAPGTQQLTSGLLPNNLHGSTPNIIQLDHHPLLHFLDGSTTVSSVVATAAANTKVEHFQAGGSPPGRMTVVGNINMLKGDNPDRPFGCSVCQRFFSQQSTLVNHIKTHTGEKPYKCKICEVNFRQVATLNNHMKIHTGEKPYNCSYCPKQFRQKSTLQNHLRVHTC, from the exons ATGCATCTGAACCATGCGACCGCCGCCACGGCGGCCATGGCCAACTATCAGCACTACCAGCTGCCAGCCTCACATGGCGGCGGAGCCAATGGTGGCTCTGGACCGGGTCCCAATTCCGGCCAGCAGCAGCCCACCACCCTGGCCAGCCTGCAGCAGAGCCCCTTTGCCCTGCACCAACTGACCGCCGTGCAGGCCATCCAACATCCCACCCACCAGGCCATGCTCCATCCACAGCACCCGCTGGTCCACCTGCTGGACATATCCACCACCACGGCGAATAGCGGCAACGGCGGTGGCGGCAATCACACGCCCATCTCGCCCATGAAACAGGAGGTGCAGAGCGTCATCAGtgaggaggaggtggtggtggatGATCCGCGCAAGAAGAAGCAGTGCCACGTGTGCAAAAACAAGTTCCGGCAACTGACCACGTTACGCAACCACATGAAGATCCACACGGACGAGCGGCCCTACAAGTGCAAGCACTGCGACAAGGCCTTCCGCCAGATCTCGACGCTGACCAACCACGTGAAGATCCACACCGGCGAGAAGCCGTTCACCTGCAACATCTGCGCCAAGGACTTCCGCCAGCAGAGCACCTTGATCAATCACATCAAGACGCACAAGG CGGCGGAGTCCAGCACGCCGACGTCCCTGCTGAACTACCAGCCGCAAACAGGCAGTGGCAAGCACAGGAAGTCGCAGATGCATCAGGtctaccagcagcagcatcagcgcGTCCAAATCTCAAAGACCTTGTACTCCGGCAGCTATAGCTCGCCGGCGGCCGAGGAGCTGGTGAAGCCGTTCCAGTGCAGCGTCTGCAAGCGCCGCTTCCCGCAGCTAAGCACGCTGCACAACCACGAGCGGACCCACATCGATCCCAAGCCGTACAAGTGCGAGACGTGCGACAAGTCCTTCAGCCAGCAGGCGACGCTGGCCAACCACAAGAAGATCCACACGGGCGACAAGCCGTATACGTGTTCCTACTGCCACATGCAGTTCCGCCAGCAGAGCACCCTCACCAACCACCTCAAGACGCACACGCACCAGATCGCGCCTGGTGGCGGCGGAGCAGGAGGCGGCGGAGGCGCCGTCACAGCCACAG TGGATCACTCAATGCCCGCTCCCCTGGCGCCCGGGACGCAGCAGCTGACGAGTGGGCTGCTGCCAAACAACCTGCACGGCAGCACGCCGAACATCATCCAGCTGGACCACCATCCGCTACTGCATTTCCTCGATGGCAGCACCACGGTAAGCTCGGTGGTGGCCACGGCGGCGGCCAACACTAAGGTGGAGCACTTCCAGGCGGGCGGGTCACCGCCGGGCCGCATGACCGTGGTGGGCAACATCAACATGCTGAAGGGTGACAATCCGGACCGGCCGTTCGGCTGCAGCGTTTGCCAGCGGTTCTTCTCGCAGCAGAGCACCCTGGTCAATCACATCAAGACGCACACCGGCGAGAAGCCGTACAAGTGCAAGATCTGCGAGGTCAACTTCCGGCAGGTGGCCACGCTCAACAACCACATGAAGATCCACACCGGCGAAAAGCCCTACAACTGTTCCTACTGCCCCAAACAGTTCCGGCAAAAGAGCACGCTGCAGAACCACCTTAGGGTGCACACCTGCTAG
- the LOC128252303 gene encoding zinc finger protein 501 isoform X2: MHLNHATAATAAMANYQHYQLPASHGGGANGGSGPGPNSGQQQPTTLASLQQSPFALHQLTAVQAIQHPTHQAMLHPQHPLVHLLDISTTTANSGNGGGGNHTPISPMKQEVQSVISEEEVVVDDPRKKKQCHVCKNKFRQLTTLRNHMKIHTDERPYKCKHCDKAFRQISTLTNHVKIHTGEKPFTCNICAKDFRQQSTLINHIKTHKAAESSTPTSLLNYQPQTGSGKHRKSQMHQVYQQQHQRVQISKTLYSGSYSSPAAEELVKPFQCSVCKRRFPQLSTLHNHERTHIDPKPYKCETCDKSFSQQATLANHKKIHTGDKPYTCSYCHMQFRQQSTLTNHLKTHTHQIAPGGGGAGGGGGAVTATAFI; encoded by the exons ATGCATCTGAACCATGCGACCGCCGCCACGGCGGCCATGGCCAACTATCAGCACTACCAGCTGCCAGCCTCACATGGCGGCGGAGCCAATGGTGGCTCTGGACCGGGTCCCAATTCCGGCCAGCAGCAGCCCACCACCCTGGCCAGCCTGCAGCAGAGCCCCTTTGCCCTGCACCAACTGACCGCCGTGCAGGCCATCCAACATCCCACCCACCAGGCCATGCTCCATCCACAGCACCCGCTGGTCCACCTGCTGGACATATCCACCACCACGGCGAATAGCGGCAACGGCGGTGGCGGCAATCACACGCCCATCTCGCCCATGAAACAGGAGGTGCAGAGCGTCATCAGtgaggaggaggtggtggtggatGATCCGCGCAAGAAGAAGCAGTGCCACGTGTGCAAAAACAAGTTCCGGCAACTGACCACGTTACGCAACCACATGAAGATCCACACGGACGAGCGGCCCTACAAGTGCAAGCACTGCGACAAGGCCTTCCGCCAGATCTCGACGCTGACCAACCACGTGAAGATCCACACCGGCGAGAAGCCGTTCACCTGCAACATCTGCGCCAAGGACTTCCGCCAGCAGAGCACCTTGATCAATCACATCAAGACGCACAAGG CGGCGGAGTCCAGCACGCCGACGTCCCTGCTGAACTACCAGCCGCAAACAGGCAGTGGCAAGCACAGGAAGTCGCAGATGCATCAGGtctaccagcagcagcatcagcgcGTCCAAATCTCAAAGACCTTGTACTCCGGCAGCTATAGCTCGCCGGCGGCCGAGGAGCTGGTGAAGCCGTTCCAGTGCAGCGTCTGCAAGCGCCGCTTCCCGCAGCTAAGCACGCTGCACAACCACGAGCGGACCCACATCGATCCCAAGCCGTACAAGTGCGAGACGTGCGACAAGTCCTTCAGCCAGCAGGCGACGCTGGCCAACCACAAGAAGATCCACACGGGCGACAAGCCGTATACGTGTTCCTACTGCCACATGCAGTTCCGCCAGCAGAGCACCCTCACCAACCACCTCAAGACGCACACGCACCAGATCGCGCCTGGTGGCGGCGGAGCAGGAGGCGGCGGAGGCGCCGTCACAGCCACAG cttttatttaa